The following are encoded in a window of Providencia rettgeri genomic DNA:
- the yegD gene encoding molecular chaperone, with protein MFIGFDYGTSNCAVAIMENGAPRLLPLEGQQAYIPSTLCAPTRESVSEHLFRHCKISPSDDIGQQILRRSIAFNQEEGIELVPEDIVFGQAALDLYLRDPRDVYYVKSPKSFLGASGLHETQISFFEDLVCAMMRNIKDTAEISTQNPITDTVIGRPINFHGRGGETANQQAEAILYRAAKRAGFNHIAFQFEPVAAGLEYESTLNNDQIILVVDIGGGTTDCSLIQMGPSYRGSEDRTQSLLAHTGQRVGGNDLDIYLALKQLMPLFGMESQSLSGLKMPFLQFWNPIAINNVEAQKAFYSRANLSALTRLQQDAKEPEKIARLLEVYHQTLGYSLVRKAEEAKIALSDNSAYLAQIALINNVLEINIQQEQMVEAIESPKSKMIELVKEAVIQGGVQPDAVFITGGSARSPILHQAIAQELPNIPIVKGDDFGSVTAGLARWAETCFK; from the coding sequence ATGTTTATTGGCTTTGATTATGGAACATCTAACTGTGCTGTCGCAATAATGGAAAATGGCGCACCTCGATTATTACCTTTAGAAGGTCAGCAAGCTTACATTCCATCGACCCTTTGCGCACCAACGAGAGAATCCGTCTCTGAGCATTTATTTCGCCACTGTAAAATTTCACCTTCCGATGATATTGGACAACAAATTCTAAGAAGGTCGATAGCATTCAATCAAGAAGAAGGCATTGAGTTAGTGCCTGAAGATATTGTGTTTGGTCAGGCCGCGTTAGATTTATACCTACGTGATCCTCGTGACGTATATTATGTAAAATCACCTAAGTCATTTTTAGGTGCTTCAGGTTTACATGAAACACAAATAAGTTTTTTCGAAGATCTTGTTTGTGCGATGATGCGCAATATAAAAGACACAGCTGAAATAAGTACACAAAATCCGATTACGGATACAGTGATTGGACGCCCGATAAACTTTCATGGTCGTGGTGGTGAAACAGCCAACCAACAAGCGGAAGCAATTTTATACCGCGCAGCAAAACGTGCAGGATTTAATCATATTGCATTTCAATTCGAGCCCGTTGCGGCTGGATTAGAATACGAATCAACATTAAATAACGACCAGATAATCCTCGTTGTTGATATTGGTGGTGGGACAACAGATTGTTCATTAATTCAAATGGGGCCAAGTTACCGCGGCTCTGAAGACCGAACACAATCCTTATTAGCACACACAGGCCAACGTGTGGGGGGCAATGATCTCGATATCTACCTTGCTTTAAAACAATTGATGCCACTTTTTGGTATGGAGAGCCAATCACTATCTGGACTTAAAATGCCATTTTTACAATTTTGGAACCCGATTGCCATTAATAATGTGGAAGCGCAAAAAGCATTTTATTCACGAGCAAATTTATCCGCTCTCACCCGATTACAACAAGATGCCAAAGAACCTGAAAAAATTGCGCGTTTACTGGAGGTTTATCATCAAACATTAGGCTATAGCCTAGTTCGTAAAGCCGAGGAAGCCAAAATAGCCTTATCGGATAACAGCGCGTATTTGGCGCAAATTGCACTCATCAATAATGTATTGGAAATTAACATTCAACAAGAGCAGATGGTTGAAGCTATTGAATCACCAAAAAGTAAAATGATTGAATTAGTCAAAGAAGCCGTCATCCAAGGTGGTGTACAACCTGATGCAGTTTTTATCACAGGAGGCAGCGCACGCTCGCCTATATTACATCAAGCCATTGCCCAAGAACTGCCTAATATACCGATTGTAAAAGGTGATGATTTTGGCTCTGTAACTGCTGGGTTAGCACGCTGGGCAGAAACTTGTTTTAAATAA
- a CDS encoding GDCCVxC domain-containing (seleno)protein yields the protein MSNKQIMLMSVITCPECGKSETEQMPTDACQWFYECKHCGVLLKPLKGDCCVFCSYGSVKCPPIQEAEITGADCCCRQNSSSC from the coding sequence ATGAGCAATAAGCAGATAATGTTAATGTCAGTTATTACGTGCCCTGAATGTGGAAAATCGGAAACTGAACAAATGCCAACGGATGCATGCCAATGGTTTTATGAATGTAAACACTGTGGTGTTTTATTAAAACCATTAAAAGGCGATTGTTGTGTTTTTTGCTCTTACGGCTCAGTTAAGTGCCCACCGATCCAAGAAGCTGAGATTACCGGAGCAGACTGTTGTTGTCGTCAAAATTCGAGTAGTTGCTAA
- a CDS encoding heme lyase CcmF/NrfE family subunit, whose translation MELILPEVGFICLVLALVLTSFHAFFGFIGHFRHVPRQMSQNVFWTSLQFILLLSAYLCLTISFINSDFSVVYVAQHSHRLSPLSIKIAAVWGGHEGSLFLWLLFICAWSTLFAWRYRQQKHPLFSLTLTVLATINTALLLFIVLYSDPFARIFPPAIEGRDLNPMLQHWGLILHPPLLYLGYSGLMVVCALVLASLLSNAFNKIAAWLCWRFLVPSWCILTLGIILGSWWAYSELGWGGWWFWDPVENASLLPWLSATALLHSLTASRKNALYRHWSMLLAIATFILSLLGTLIVRSGILMSVHAFALDNVRAVPLFILFCFLSLSSLLVYGWKAKITDNTLQSRTPREIYLLLTLILFVAVLFIVLTGTLYPMIYTLFGWGKISVGAPYFNHTLLPFSILMLLVITLSAFNPHNRKRPLIYIALLCPLIGLLLASRGIIIATACSLFAAILLVLWLKPVKTIRQQFPALVAHTGVVIFAAGIAFSVGSRQETSVNLAVGQSVSLAGYQFKFTDLQLAAQPNYTTEKAIIYVTQENQFQHKLITERRFYLARQQLMIEPAIHWGWLRNWYVVLGEKSSDQHYAMRFYVQDGIQWIWGGGALMCLGLLIGWIRGRKKHD comes from the coding sequence TTGGAACTAATACTCCCAGAAGTGGGCTTTATCTGCCTTGTGCTGGCACTGGTTTTAACCAGTTTCCATGCATTTTTTGGGTTTATTGGTCACTTCAGACACGTTCCGAGGCAAATGTCTCAGAACGTGTTTTGGACATCTTTGCAATTTATCCTATTACTTAGTGCTTATCTCTGTTTAACCATCAGCTTTATTAACAGTGATTTTTCGGTGGTTTATGTTGCCCAGCATAGCCACCGGCTCTCTCCGTTGTCGATTAAAATTGCAGCCGTGTGGGGTGGACACGAAGGGTCTTTATTCCTTTGGTTACTGTTTATTTGCGCTTGGAGTACCTTATTTGCGTGGCGTTATCGCCAGCAAAAGCATCCATTATTTTCCTTAACACTCACCGTACTTGCCACCATTAATACAGCTCTATTGCTGTTTATCGTGCTGTACTCTGATCCCTTTGCTCGTATTTTTCCTCCCGCGATTGAAGGGCGCGATCTGAATCCGATGCTGCAACATTGGGGCTTAATTTTACATCCCCCACTTCTTTATTTAGGTTATAGCGGGTTAATGGTTGTTTGTGCCTTAGTGCTCGCCTCACTATTATCGAATGCGTTTAACAAAATAGCGGCTTGGCTGTGCTGGCGTTTTCTTGTCCCAAGTTGGTGTATACTCACTCTCGGCATTATACTTGGTTCATGGTGGGCCTATAGCGAATTGGGCTGGGGTGGATGGTGGTTTTGGGATCCTGTCGAAAATGCCTCTTTATTGCCGTGGCTTAGTGCAACCGCACTACTTCATAGCTTAACGGCTTCTCGAAAAAATGCGCTTTATCGCCACTGGTCAATGTTACTGGCGATTGCCACGTTTATTCTCTCTTTATTAGGTACCCTGATTGTCCGTTCTGGCATTTTAATGTCTGTGCATGCTTTCGCATTGGATAACGTTAGAGCCGTCCCTCTCTTTATTTTATTCTGTTTTTTAAGTCTGAGCAGCTTACTTGTTTACGGTTGGAAAGCCAAAATTACCGACAACACTTTACAGAGTAGAACACCGCGTGAGATTTATTTATTACTCACACTGATTCTATTTGTCGCTGTCTTATTTATTGTACTCACAGGTACGTTGTACCCCATGATTTATACACTATTTGGCTGGGGGAAAATTTCTGTAGGTGCACCTTACTTTAACCACACCTTATTGCCATTTAGTATATTAATGTTACTAGTCATAACATTAAGTGCATTTAATCCCCATAACAGAAAACGACCTCTTATTTATATTGCACTCTTATGCCCATTGATTGGCTTGCTTTTAGCATCTCGCGGTATCATTATCGCTACAGCCTGTAGTTTATTCGCGGCTATTTTACTGGTTTTATGGCTAAAACCAGTTAAAACTATTCGCCAACAGTTCCCTGCTTTAGTCGCTCATACGGGCGTAGTTATTTTTGCCGCAGGTATCGCGTTTTCCGTAGGCAGCCGCCAAGAAACTAGCGTGAATCTGGCTGTTGGGCAAAGCGTCTCATTAGCGGGCTATCAATTCAAATTCACCGATTTACAATTGGCGGCACAACCCAATTACACTACCGAAAAAGCCATTATTTACGTCACTCAAGAGAATCAATTTCAACATAAATTAATAACTGAACGTCGTTTTTACCTCGCTCGCCAGCAATTAATGATTGAACCGGCTATTCATTGGGGGTGGCTACGTAACTGGTATGTCGTTTTAGGCGAGAAGAGTAGCGATCAACATTATGCTATGCGTTTCTATGTACAAGACGGTATACAATGGATATGGGGCGGTGGCGCATTAATGTGCTTAGGGCTATTAATTGGCTGGATACGAGGGCGAAAAAAACATGATTAA
- the nrfF gene encoding heme lyase NrfEFG subunit NrfF produces MINLLRALFLFIVTSVANAQIVDTWQFNSLEEQEYSLQIASQLRCPQCQNQNLLESNAPTAVSMRHQVYKMVAEGKDKTQIVQYMTDRYGDFVLYNPPFTFTTAILWLLPFFALCLITYYFLLAMRMQKKGVTARPVSEQEQLLTIPKINPLLNAWNRKLNILLIILFVSVLASYFLLPRFQLTYNEYQRISDPINVFTPLEKEQSDLLRLQNNIRQFPENGELWAILGEYYLYQNSYDNALVAYQRAIKYTGENAQLYSAIATVLYYQAGQHLTDDALAVINKALSLDSQEVTALMLIASDAFMNANYDKAIQIWQKLLDSNNPRINRAQLIEAIKMANLMNNK; encoded by the coding sequence ATGATTAATCTTTTACGCGCCCTATTCTTATTTATTGTTACCTCAGTAGCAAACGCGCAAATTGTGGATACGTGGCAATTTAATTCCCTTGAAGAACAAGAATACTCATTGCAGATTGCCTCACAATTGCGATGTCCGCAATGCCAAAACCAAAACTTATTAGAGTCCAACGCTCCCACCGCGGTCAGTATGCGGCACCAAGTGTATAAAATGGTAGCCGAAGGAAAAGACAAAACCCAAATTGTGCAATATATGACTGACCGCTACGGCGATTTTGTTTTGTATAACCCCCCTTTCACGTTTACTACCGCCATCCTTTGGTTATTACCTTTTTTTGCACTTTGCCTGATCACCTACTACTTCTTACTCGCTATGCGCATGCAAAAAAAGGGAGTGACAGCACGCCCCGTGAGTGAACAAGAGCAATTACTGACTATACCGAAAATTAATCCGTTACTAAATGCATGGAACCGTAAGCTGAATATATTGCTTATCATCTTATTTGTTAGTGTGCTTGCAAGCTATTTTTTACTCCCCCGCTTCCAATTAACTTATAATGAATACCAACGGATTTCAGATCCAATAAATGTATTTACACCATTAGAAAAAGAACAAAGTGACCTTTTACGCTTACAAAATAATATTCGCCAATTCCCCGAGAATGGTGAACTTTGGGCAATACTTGGAGAGTATTATTTATACCAAAATAGCTACGATAATGCCTTAGTGGCCTACCAACGGGCAATCAAATACACAGGGGAAAATGCACAACTCTATTCAGCAATCGCCACCGTACTATATTACCAAGCAGGGCAACATCTTACAGATGACGCCTTAGCTGTTATCAACAAAGCGCTCAGCCTTGACAGCCAAGAAGTGACAGCCCTAATGTTAATCGCTTCCGATGCATTTATGAATGCAAACTATGATAAAGCTATTCAAATATGGCAAAAGTTGCTGGACAGCAATAATCCAAGAATTAATCGAGCTCAACTTATTGAAGCGATTAAAATGGCAAACCTTATGAATAATAAATAA
- a CDS encoding TonB family protein codes for MMNRNILMFILSITLHVLVISSFVYITSESWNKKNQAQWEAPLISIALTQAVKQSYPAEIPSSHTAPAEINTEILVEKAVITVPKKQKKIAKKTEEPITPKSTTVVKNTESPKKTAAKKTAEKTEIAQQQNGDHVPSQSLGSRNPITQQASGTVDNQLINAYREKLRQEIERHKQYPRRAKKMKDRGIAKVQFQLNQKGEISLIRLASSSGSELLDNAALLAVQKSNSVGQPPVGFAQSITLNIEFN; via the coding sequence ATGATGAATCGGAACATCTTGATGTTTATCCTATCAATAACACTACATGTTTTGGTTATTAGCTCTTTTGTTTATATTACGAGCGAATCTTGGAACAAAAAAAATCAAGCGCAGTGGGAAGCACCGCTCATCTCAATAGCGCTAACTCAAGCTGTGAAACAAAGCTATCCCGCAGAAATCCCCTCCTCCCATACAGCGCCGGCAGAAATAAACACTGAGATCTTGGTTGAAAAAGCAGTGATCACAGTCCCTAAAAAGCAGAAAAAAATTGCGAAAAAAACAGAAGAACCTATAACGCCTAAGTCAACCACGGTGGTAAAAAACACCGAAAGTCCTAAAAAAACTGCCGCGAAAAAAACAGCTGAGAAAACTGAAATAGCACAACAGCAAAATGGTGATCATGTCCCCTCTCAATCTTTAGGGAGTAGAAACCCAATAACGCAGCAAGCTTCAGGCACAGTAGATAACCAATTAATTAATGCTTATCGTGAAAAATTACGCCAAGAAATAGAGCGTCATAAACAATACCCACGTCGAGCCAAGAAAATGAAAGATCGCGGAATCGCCAAAGTCCAATTTCAGCTTAATCAGAAAGGAGAAATTAGCTTAATTCGTCTAGCCAGTAGCTCAGGGAGCGAATTATTAGACAATGCAGCACTACTGGCAGTGCAAAAAAGCAACTCAGTTGGTCAACCACCCGTAGGTTTTGCACAATCAATAACATTAAATATTGAATTTAATTAA
- a CDS encoding chlorhexidine efflux transporter, whose product MLALLLCITLWKAFLLEVGFIAFFLFYTYVFNQVQDILRVHLFEHEERHNRIKLHLNNYAKT is encoded by the coding sequence ATGTTGGCATTATTATTGTGCATAACACTGTGGAAAGCCTTTCTTTTGGAAGTTGGCTTTATTGCCTTTTTCTTGTTTTATACTTATGTATTTAATCAGGTACAGGATATTTTGCGAGTACACTTATTTGAACACGAAGAAAGACATAACCGCATTAAACTTCACCTTAATAACTATGCCAAAACTTAG
- the nrfB gene encoding cytochrome c nitrite reductase pentaheme subunit has translation MSVLRSLFTAGVLATGLLWAAAASATPQIAEENADGRWVVTQQRSADGACLDCHKPDKEGMHGTHSEVINPNNKLPVTCTNCHGNPGPDHREGVKDVMRFNNPMYGVEQQNSVCLSCHLPEQLQKAFWPHDVHVTKVACASCHDLHPKQDMMKTLTDKGKVKICVDCHSEQRDNPAFNPAAVKLRKEQP, from the coding sequence ATGAGCGTACTACGTTCGTTATTCACTGCTGGGGTGCTGGCAACAGGCTTATTATGGGCAGCAGCCGCCTCCGCTACACCTCAAATTGCTGAGGAAAATGCCGATGGCCGTTGGGTTGTCACACAGCAACGAAGCGCTGATGGCGCATGTTTAGATTGCCACAAACCTGACAAAGAAGGCATGCACGGCACACACTCAGAAGTAATTAACCCAAACAATAAGTTGCCTGTGACTTGCACCAACTGCCACGGTAACCCAGGGCCTGATCACCGAGAAGGGGTCAAAGATGTTATGCGCTTCAATAACCCGATGTACGGGGTAGAACAGCAAAATAGCGTCTGTTTATCATGCCACTTACCTGAGCAGCTGCAAAAAGCGTTCTGGCCCCATGATGTCCACGTGACCAAAGTGGCCTGTGCCAGTTGCCATGACCTTCATCCAAAACAAGATATGATGAAGACACTGACCGATAAAGGCAAAGTGAAGATTTGTGTCGATTGTCACTCTGAGCAGCGTGATAACCCTGCTTTCAATCCAGCAGCGGTGAAATTGCGTAAGGAGCAGCCATGA
- the nrfC gene encoding cytochrome c nitrite reductase Fe-S protein, giving the protein MSCSRRQFIIYSGALAAVGGIAGQTLANTMKIDGVRYGMIHDENLCIGCTACMDACREVNQVPEGVSRLTIIRSEPIGQFPDVKYRFFRHSCQHCESAPCVDVCPTGASFIDKTTGIVDVNPDLCVGCQYCIAACPYRVRFIHPINKTADKCDFCRKTNLKNGKQPACVASCPTKALTFGNLDDPKSDISLMLKEKPTYRFKIALGTHPKMYRVPFKYGEVSQ; this is encoded by the coding sequence ATGAGTTGTTCTCGTCGTCAATTCATTATTTATTCAGGAGCACTGGCAGCGGTAGGCGGGATAGCTGGCCAAACTCTCGCGAATACCATGAAAATAGACGGCGTTCGCTACGGTATGATCCACGATGAAAACTTGTGTATCGGCTGTACAGCATGTATGGATGCGTGTCGCGAAGTTAACCAAGTCCCTGAGGGCGTTTCACGGTTAACCATTATTCGTAGCGAACCCATCGGTCAGTTTCCAGACGTCAAATATCGGTTCTTTCGCCATTCCTGCCAACATTGCGAAAGCGCACCCTGTGTTGATGTCTGCCCAACAGGCGCTTCTTTTATCGATAAAACTACGGGGATTGTAGATGTAAATCCGGACTTGTGTGTGGGCTGCCAATACTGCATTGCGGCATGTCCTTACCGTGTACGGTTTATTCACCCTATTAATAAAACAGCGGATAAATGCGATTTTTGTCGAAAGACCAATCTGAAAAACGGCAAACAACCTGCTTGTGTTGCATCTTGCCCAACCAAAGCACTGACATTTGGTAATTTAGATGATCCTAAGAGTGATATTTCTTTGATGTTAAAAGAAAAACCCACTTATCGATTCAAAATCGCACTTGGAACTCACCCCAAAATGTATCGAGTTCCATTCAAATATGGGGAGGTTAGCCAATGA
- a CDS encoding DUF4822 domain-containing protein, with protein MKKLLVPTLFAVVSTMSFGIQAATTQAATQAQSAEHKLNAYEEIMVGKVWTTTEALDQDKKVVSADDKQVANFFGLAEYYPDGTFNMTTFDGKPKMKGDWSFDENGKTRSLTAKNDKGEVLFTRVVENVTVTPEEYTYRIYPEQDSKDKYFDIVHKVKK; from the coding sequence ATGAAAAAGTTATTAGTACCTACATTATTTGCTGTTGTATCTACTATGTCATTTGGTATTCAAGCCGCTACAACTCAAGCTGCTACTCAAGCTCAAAGTGCGGAACATAAATTAAATGCTTACGAAGAAATTATGGTCGGTAAAGTCTGGACAACCACGGAAGCGTTAGACCAAGACAAAAAAGTCGTGAGTGCAGATGATAAACAAGTCGCTAATTTCTTTGGTTTAGCAGAATACTATCCTGATGGTACTTTTAATATGACCACTTTCGATGGAAAACCAAAAATGAAAGGGGATTGGTCATTTGATGAGAATGGGAAAACTCGCTCATTAACGGCTAAAAATGATAAAGGCGAAGTGCTATTTACCCGTGTTGTTGAAAACGTTACGGTGACACCGGAAGAATATACTTACCGTATTTATCCAGAACAAGACAGTAAAGATAAGTACTTTGATATTGTGCATAAAGTAAAAAAATAG
- the ynfF gene encoding selenate/tellurate reductase subunit YnfF yields MNIKNKLLNSPISRRSVVKSGAASGLFAAVGSLSLPFNAKAMNTPSSSNPPEDKVVWSSCTVNCGSRCLLRLHVKDDEVFWVESDNTGNDEYGNHQVRACLRGRSIRRRMNHPDRLKYPMKRVGKRGEGKFTRISWEEALDIVSDSLRNTLKNYGNEAVHVLYGTGVDGGNITNSNVPYRLMNSCGGFLSRYGSYSTAQIRAGMSYLYGSQEANSPDDIANTKLVVMFGNNPAETRMSGGGVTYYIEQARERSNARMIVIDPRYNDTAAGREDEWLPIRPGTDGALAAALAYVIITEGMVDQAFVDKYCVGYDEKTLPASAPRNGHYKAYILGDGADGVAKTPQWASTITGIPADKIIKLAREIGQTKPAYIVQGWGPQRHSNGEQTVRAIAMLAIITGNVGISGGNSGCREGTYDSGVEWFPMLDNPVKTQISVFTWTDAIERGTEMTATRDGVKGKDKLDVPIKFLWCYASNTLINQHSEIARTHDILQDDSKCEMIVGIDHFMTASAKYCDILLPDLMPTEQEDLIPSESAGNMSYMILGQPATSAKFERKPIYEILSEIAKRLGPDVEKTFTEGRTQHEWVKYLCEKSRERFPDMPTYEEMKKVGIFKHKCPDEHVIGFKAFRDDPQANPLNTPSGKIEVYSEALAEISQNWELSPDDIIDPLPIYAEGFEGHQDKLREKYPLQMIGFHYKARTHSSYGNIDILKQACRQEIWINPIDAKARGIKQGDIVKVFNDRGEVHIPAKVTPRIMPGVTAMGQGAWLDADMFSSKIDQGGCINVLTTQRPSPLAKGNPQHTNLVEIAKL; encoded by the coding sequence ATGAATATAAAAAATAAATTATTAAATAGCCCTATTTCAAGGCGTAGTGTCGTGAAATCTGGGGCTGCAAGTGGATTATTTGCAGCAGTAGGTAGCCTATCTCTTCCTTTTAATGCAAAAGCAATGAATACCCCTTCTTCCTCAAATCCCCCCGAGGACAAAGTTGTTTGGAGTTCATGTACCGTAAACTGTGGAAGCCGCTGCTTATTGCGGTTGCATGTCAAAGATGATGAGGTATTTTGGGTCGAATCCGATAATACAGGTAACGATGAATATGGCAACCATCAAGTTCGTGCTTGTTTACGTGGCCGCTCAATTCGTCGCCGAATGAATCATCCTGATAGGCTGAAATACCCAATGAAGCGTGTCGGCAAAAGAGGTGAAGGTAAATTTACCCGAATTTCATGGGAAGAAGCGCTCGATATCGTCAGCGACAGCTTACGTAATACATTGAAAAATTATGGTAACGAAGCTGTTCACGTCTTATATGGAACGGGTGTTGATGGTGGTAATATCACTAACTCTAACGTCCCTTATCGCTTAATGAATTCATGTGGTGGATTTTTAAGCCGCTATGGCAGCTATAGTACCGCTCAAATTCGTGCAGGTATGAGCTATCTGTATGGTTCACAGGAAGCCAATAGCCCTGATGATATTGCAAATACTAAACTTGTTGTCATGTTTGGTAATAATCCAGCCGAAACTCGTATGAGTGGAGGCGGAGTCACCTATTATATTGAGCAAGCACGTGAACGCTCAAATGCGCGAATGATAGTCATTGACCCTCGCTATAACGATACTGCGGCAGGTCGTGAAGATGAATGGTTGCCTATACGCCCGGGTACTGACGGAGCCTTAGCCGCCGCCTTAGCCTATGTCATTATTACTGAAGGTATGGTTGATCAGGCTTTTGTTGATAAATATTGCGTGGGTTATGATGAAAAAACACTTCCAGCTTCCGCACCACGCAATGGTCACTATAAAGCCTATATTTTAGGTGATGGGGCTGATGGTGTAGCGAAAACACCTCAGTGGGCCTCAACCATTACGGGGATCCCAGCCGATAAAATTATTAAACTAGCACGCGAAATTGGGCAAACTAAGCCCGCTTATATTGTTCAAGGCTGGGGGCCACAACGCCATTCAAATGGAGAACAAACCGTTCGAGCTATTGCAATGCTCGCCATTATTACAGGTAATGTAGGGATTAGCGGGGGAAATTCAGGCTGCCGTGAAGGGACTTATGATTCAGGTGTTGAATGGTTCCCTATGCTTGATAATCCTGTAAAAACACAAATATCCGTATTTACATGGACTGATGCAATTGAACGCGGAACGGAAATGACCGCGACTCGCGATGGTGTAAAAGGGAAAGATAAACTGGATGTGCCAATTAAATTTTTATGGTGCTATGCAAGTAATACGCTAATCAATCAGCACAGCGAAATCGCGCGCACTCATGATATTCTGCAAGATGATAGTAAATGTGAAATGATTGTCGGTATTGACCATTTCATGACTGCATCGGCAAAATATTGCGATATTTTACTCCCTGATTTAATGCCGACTGAGCAAGAAGACTTAATTCCCAGTGAATCAGCAGGAAATATGTCCTACATGATCTTAGGGCAGCCAGCCACCAGTGCAAAATTTGAACGCAAGCCTATTTATGAAATTTTATCTGAAATTGCAAAACGCTTAGGTCCAGATGTTGAAAAAACATTTACCGAAGGCCGTACTCAACATGAATGGGTTAAATACCTCTGTGAAAAAAGCCGCGAACGCTTTCCGGACATGCCAACTTATGAAGAGATGAAAAAGGTCGGTATTTTCAAACATAAATGCCCTGATGAGCATGTAATTGGTTTTAAAGCATTTCGTGATGATCCACAGGCCAATCCGCTTAATACTCCATCAGGAAAAATCGAAGTTTATTCGGAGGCACTCGCGGAAATTTCACAAAATTGGGAACTATCTCCAGACGATATTATCGACCCATTACCAATCTATGCCGAAGGATTTGAGGGGCATCAAGATAAATTACGCGAGAAATACCCGCTTCAAATGATAGGTTTTCACTATAAAGCCAGAACCCATTCTAGCTACGGTAATATTGATATATTAAAACAAGCTTGTCGCCAAGAAATTTGGATTAATCCCATCGATGCTAAAGCCCGCGGGATCAAACAAGGTGATATTGTAAAAGTGTTTAACGACAGAGGGGAAGTACATATTCCTGCCAAAGTTACGCCGCGAATTATGCCGGGAGTAACCGCAATGGGACAAGGTGCTTGGTTAGATGCAGATATGTTTAGTTCAAAAATCGACCAAGGTGGATGCATCAATGTCCTTACGACACAGCGACCATCACCGCTTGCCAAAGGAAATCCGCAACACACTAATTTAGTCGAAATTGCGAAATTGTAA
- the nrfD gene encoding cytochrome c nitrite reductase subunit NrfD: MRTASAFHFESLVWDWPIAVYLFLIGISAGLVVLAVLLRQYSPNAAGSDSTLMRTTLILAPITIVVGLLILIFHLTRPWTFWKLMFHYSFTSVMSMGVMLFQVYMAVLVVWLAKIYETELIGLQQKWLPKLSIIPRILAMLTRAMRFLDIIMLVLAVLLGAYTGFLLSALKSYPFLNNPLLPALFLFSGISSGIAVSLIALALRYRKNIHNDESAFLHRVEGFVIWLEIFLLAAFFVGLALGDDGKVRSLIAALGGGFWTWWFWIGVVGFGFIIPLALKKWVDKSHGAARILMVSGASLFGVFCLRFFVLYAGQLTVA; encoded by the coding sequence ATGAGAACAGCTTCAGCTTTCCATTTTGAATCACTGGTTTGGGACTGGCCTATCGCGGTTTACCTGTTTTTAATCGGCATTTCTGCGGGTCTTGTTGTATTAGCCGTGTTACTGCGTCAGTACTCCCCTAACGCCGCTGGCAGTGACAGCACGTTAATGCGTACCACACTGATTTTAGCGCCAATTACCATTGTAGTGGGTCTATTGATTCTAATTTTCCACCTAACACGTCCATGGACATTTTGGAAATTGATGTTTCATTACAGTTTCACCTCCGTTATGTCAATGGGGGTCATGCTATTCCAAGTGTATATGGCGGTATTAGTCGTTTGGCTGGCTAAGATCTATGAAACCGAACTGATTGGCTTACAACAAAAATGGCTGCCGAAACTGAGTATTATTCCGCGCATATTAGCCATGTTAACTCGAGCTATGCGTTTCCTCGATATCATTATGCTCGTTTTAGCGGTACTACTCGGTGCCTACACGGGATTCTTGTTGTCTGCTTTAAAATCCTACCCGTTCTTAAACAATCCACTATTACCCGCTTTATTTCTATTTTCTGGAATATCGTCAGGAATTGCCGTGTCATTAATTGCGTTAGCGTTACGTTATCGCAAAAATATCCATAACGACGAATCAGCCTTTTTGCATCGTGTAGAAGGGTTTGTGATTTGGTTAGAGATATTCCTATTAGCCGCGTTTTTTGTCGGCTTAGCCTTAGGTGATGATGGTAAAGTGCGTTCATTAATTGCCGCACTAGGTGGCGGTTTCTGGACTTGGTGGTTCTGGATTGGCGTGGTTGGCTTTGGCTTTATTATCCCATTAGCCTTAAAAAAATGGGTTGATAAAAGCCACGGAGCAGCAAGAATTTTAATGGTCAGTGGTGCAAGTTTATTCGGCGTATTTTGCCTGCGATTCTTTGTGTTATACGCAGGGCAATTAACGGTTGCATAA